The Desulfomicrobium orale DSM 12838 genome includes a window with the following:
- the argS gene encoding arginine--tRNA ligase, translating into MKARTYILEKLTALMAGHGLGLPPKTTVEPPKNEQHGDIATNVAMVMPREKGENPRALAESIKAELAPVCPELERIDIAGPGFINFTFTDTFWQSVALDALTQGRDFGRVNVGQGRRVQVEYVSANPTGPLHIGHGRGAAIGDSLTRVLRFTGHEVETEYYLNDAGRQMRLLGLAVWVRYQQACGRQVEFPEDCYRGDYIKDISARLRAEHGEALLDLPEAEAIDLCYERGMRDILDGIRADLAAFRVEHQHWFSEKSLVDAGQVEATLDRLLREGLAYEKDGALWFRSTDYGDDKNRVLRKSNGLLTYFASDIAYHDNKIARGFDLMVDIWGADHHGYVPRMKAAMEALGRDRESLQVILVQLVNLIQGGEQVAMSTRAGKFETLADVCAEVGADAARFIFLSRKSDSHLDFDLDAVKRQSMDNPVYYVQYAHARIRSLLRKAEEQNVELPEPSAARMECLDTAEDKALLKSLDGFADAVELAARTLSPHHISFYLMDLAGLLHRYYTVHHILSVDDRDLLQARLLLFSAVAEVIGRGLDLLGVTAPDRM; encoded by the coding sequence ATGAAAGCCAGAACCTACATCCTTGAAAAACTGACCGCCCTCATGGCCGGGCACGGTCTTGGGCTCCCGCCCAAAACCACTGTGGAACCGCCCAAAAACGAGCAGCACGGCGACATCGCCACCAATGTGGCCATGGTCATGCCCCGCGAAAAGGGAGAAAACCCACGCGCCCTGGCCGAAAGCATCAAGGCGGAGCTTGCACCCGTCTGTCCCGAACTGGAGCGCATCGACATCGCCGGACCCGGCTTCATCAATTTCACTTTCACAGACACCTTCTGGCAGAGCGTGGCTCTGGACGCCCTGACCCAGGGCCGGGATTTCGGCCGCGTGAATGTGGGGCAGGGCCGCCGGGTACAGGTGGAGTACGTCTCGGCCAATCCCACCGGGCCCCTGCACATCGGACATGGCCGGGGCGCGGCCATCGGCGACAGCCTGACCCGTGTGCTGCGCTTCACCGGACACGAGGTGGAAACCGAATACTACCTGAACGACGCCGGGCGCCAGATGCGCCTGCTGGGTCTGGCCGTGTGGGTGCGCTACCAGCAGGCCTGCGGCCGGCAGGTGGAATTTCCCGAAGACTGCTACCGGGGCGACTACATCAAGGACATCTCCGCCCGTCTGCGGGCCGAACACGGAGAAGCCCTGCTCGACCTGCCTGAAGCCGAAGCCATCGATCTCTGTTACGAGCGCGGCATGCGGGACATTCTGGACGGCATCAGGGCCGATCTGGCCGCATTCCGGGTCGAGCACCAGCACTGGTTTTCAGAAAAAAGCCTGGTGGACGCCGGACAGGTGGAAGCCACACTGGACCGTCTGCTCCGGGAAGGACTGGCCTACGAGAAAGACGGCGCGCTGTGGTTCAGATCCACGGACTACGGCGACGACAAAAACCGGGTGCTGCGCAAATCCAACGGGCTGCTGACCTATTTCGCCTCGGACATCGCCTACCACGACAACAAGATCGCGCGCGGATTCGACCTGATGGTGGACATCTGGGGCGCGGACCATCACGGCTATGTGCCCCGGATGAAAGCCGCCATGGAAGCCCTGGGCCGGGACCGGGAATCCCTGCAGGTCATTCTGGTGCAGCTGGTCAATCTGATTCAGGGCGGCGAGCAGGTGGCCATGTCCACCCGCGCCGGAAAATTCGAAACCCTGGCCGACGTCTGCGCCGAAGTGGGCGCGGATGCCGCCCGGTTCATCTTCCTGTCCCGCAAGAGCGACTCCCATCTGGACTTCGATCTGGACGCGGTCAAACGGCAGTCCATGGACAACCCGGTCTATTATGTACAGTACGCCCACGCCCGCATCCGCTCCCTCCTGCGCAAGGCCGAAGAGCAAAACGTGGAACTGCCCGAACCGTCCGCGGCCCGCATGGAATGCCTCGACACCGCGGAGGACAAGGCGCTGCTCAAAAGCCTGGACGGATTCGCCGACGCGGTGGAACTGGCCGCGCGAACCCTCTCGCCGCACCATATCAGCTTCTACCTGATGGATCTGGCCGGTCTTCTGCACCGCTACTACACCGTACACCACATCCTTTCCGTCGACGACCGGGATCTGCTCCAGGCCCGCCTGCTGCTCTTCTCGGCTGTGGCCGAAGTGATCGGACGCGGGCTCGATTTACTGGGCGTCACGGCCCCGGACCGCATGTAG
- a CDS encoding SPOR domain-containing protein: MSTRLPRTNKKEKSGLSFQLSLSGFLFLAVLVVIGMAWSFILGVMVGRGHQPEQVAKSVMREVLPEEFPLLTEKNEEVLKAEELEFFDKLKQDPAAPGTGKPTQAKAAPAKSGTKPEVKPAAQSDSKEEIFVFNYQVAALASMEQAQAIRKQLEGSFKTSVITARHEGKTWYRVYVHHQGTVESAKALREKLKKAGQNNILLRSRTPL; this comes from the coding sequence ATGAGCACACGTCTTCCACGCACGAACAAAAAGGAAAAATCCGGGCTCAGCTTCCAGCTGAGCCTTTCCGGTTTTCTGTTTCTGGCGGTTCTGGTCGTCATCGGCATGGCCTGGTCCTTCATTCTGGGCGTCATGGTCGGCCGTGGACATCAGCCCGAGCAGGTGGCCAAGAGCGTGATGCGCGAGGTCCTCCCGGAGGAGTTTCCCCTGCTGACCGAGAAGAATGAGGAAGTGCTGAAGGCCGAGGAACTGGAATTCTTCGACAAACTCAAACAGGACCCCGCTGCGCCCGGGACGGGCAAGCCGACCCAGGCCAAAGCTGCGCCCGCCAAGTCCGGAACCAAACCGGAAGTAAAGCCCGCGGCCCAGAGCGACTCCAAGGAAGAAATTTTCGTCTTCAATTATCAGGTAGCTGCTCTGGCTTCCATGGAACAGGCCCAGGCCATCCGGAAACAGCTGGAAGGCAGCTTCAAGACTTCCGTGATCACGGCCAGACACGAGGGCAAAACCTGGTACAGAGTGTATGTCCACCATCAGGGCACTGTCGAATCGGCCAAGGCTCTCCGGGAAAAACTCAAGAAAGCCGGACAGAACAACATTCTGCTGCGTTCGCGCACGCCACTGTAA
- the folK gene encoding 2-amino-4-hydroxy-6-hydroxymethyldihydropteridine diphosphokinase: MCEPLFRTGYIGLGSNMGDPGAYLRRALDALNGAEHTEVEDVSPVFRTEPQGLRGQAWFSNCVARIRTALGPEALLATLAGIEARLGRVRELKWGPRTIDLDILLLGDIRWSSDTLEIPHPRMCGRAFVLVPLMHLAPDILISGRTPADWLSGLVYSVNGDAIRQEESDA; encoded by the coding sequence ATGTGCGAGCCCCTTTTCCGGACGGGATACATCGGCCTCGGCTCCAATATGGGGGACCCCGGAGCGTACCTGCGCCGGGCTCTGGACGCCCTGAACGGCGCGGAGCATACGGAGGTGGAAGACGTTTCCCCCGTTTTCCGCACCGAGCCCCAGGGGCTGCGCGGCCAAGCGTGGTTCAGCAACTGCGTGGCCCGCATCCGGACGGCTCTGGGGCCGGAGGCTCTGCTGGCCACCCTGGCCGGAATCGAAGCGCGGCTCGGGCGCGTGCGGGAGCTGAAGTGGGGGCCCAGAACCATAGATCTGGACATCCTGCTGCTGGGGGACATCCGCTGGAGTTCGGACACGCTGGAAATTCCGCATCCGCGCATGTGCGGGCGGGCCTTTGTGCTGGTGCCGCTCATGCATCTGGCCCCGGACATCCTGATTTCCGGCCGGACGCCCGCCGACTGGCTGTCCGGGCTCGTCTATTCCGTAAACGGCGACGCCATCCGTCAGGAAGAATCTGACGCCTAG
- a CDS encoding 16S rRNA (guanine(527)-N(7))-methyltransferase RsmG, which yields MSHAPDAAETAARSAALGRNLSAEEARLLAVYLDMLVRWNRRMNLVGPASGLEILETLIQDSWFLADLLTELAPQPGEILDLGAGAGLPGIPLRVFWKSGRYFLVEPRRKRSIFMEQALAVLRLPDTFVLPVRMEDLPPARRKAGLVVSRAFRPWRELLADVREYLAPDGRVLIMSNAPRPDAGFSGYALEKTREYAVAGKVRFFWLFVRRDG from the coding sequence ATGAGTCATGCGCCGGATGCCGCGGAAACCGCCGCCCGTTCCGCGGCGCTGGGCCGGAACCTGTCCGCCGAAGAGGCCCGGCTGCTCGCGGTCTATTTGGACATGCTGGTCAGGTGGAACCGGCGCATGAACTTGGTGGGCCCCGCGTCGGGGCTGGAAATTCTGGAGACCCTGATTCAGGATTCGTGGTTTCTGGCCGATCTGCTGACGGAGCTTGCCCCGCAGCCCGGGGAGATTCTCGATCTGGGAGCCGGGGCTGGATTGCCGGGCATCCCGCTGCGCGTATTCTGGAAATCGGGGCGGTATTTTCTGGTGGAGCCCCGGAGGAAGCGGTCCATTTTCATGGAACAGGCCCTGGCCGTGCTGCGGCTTCCGGACACCTTCGTGCTTCCCGTGCGCATGGAGGATCTGCCTCCTGCCCGCAGGAAGGCCGGGCTTGTCGTCAGCCGCGCGTTCAGGCCGTGGCGGGAGCTGCTCGCCGATGTGCGGGAGTACCTCGCTCCGGACGGACGGGTGCTGATCATGTCCAATGCGCCCCGTCCCGATGCCGGATTTTCGGGCTACGCCCTGGAGAAAACGCGGGAATACGCCGTGGCGGGCAAGGTGCGTTTTTTCTGGCTATTTGTCCGGCGGGACGGCTGA
- a CDS encoding ACP S-malonyltransferase codes for MHGTQSIVFPGQGSQETHMGRDLAEHWSDAMDLWKKAERISGLPLREIYWSQDEAAMAETRNLQPALTVVNMNLWCFLASRLRPGAVAGHSLGEYAALFAAGVLSMEEVLNLVCLRGRLMDACSQDGQMAAVLKLDETQVQTLVNEAAGLTGQEIRIANFNTPAQFTISGHAQAVDHVRAGAKALKGRTVLLPVCNAFHSPYMAEAEAELAGYMNRMDWRDPAIPVYLNVTARPEPDGSSVREIMKKQMTSSVLWTQTILHQYEDGLRAFVELGPKGALARMITVILKDKDGVTAMDIGTLEQAARLESLA; via the coding sequence ATGCACGGTACGCAAAGCATCGTTTTTCCCGGCCAGGGTTCACAGGAAACCCACATGGGCCGGGATTTGGCGGAACACTGGTCCGACGCCATGGATCTATGGAAAAAGGCGGAGCGGATCAGCGGCCTGCCTCTGCGGGAAATATACTGGAGCCAGGACGAGGCGGCCATGGCCGAGACCCGGAACCTGCAACCGGCTCTGACCGTTGTCAACATGAACCTGTGGTGTTTCCTGGCCTCCAGACTCCGGCCTGGAGCCGTGGCCGGACACAGTCTGGGCGAGTACGCCGCGTTGTTCGCGGCGGGTGTTCTGTCCATGGAGGAAGTCCTTAATCTGGTCTGCCTGCGCGGCAGACTCATGGATGCGTGCAGCCAGGACGGTCAGATGGCCGCCGTACTCAAGCTGGACGAAACCCAGGTGCAGACCCTGGTCAACGAGGCGGCGGGCCTGACCGGTCAGGAAATCCGCATCGCCAATTTCAACACGCCCGCCCAGTTCACCATCAGCGGGCATGCCCAGGCCGTGGATCATGTCCGCGCCGGAGCCAAGGCCCTCAAAGGCCGGACCGTGCTCCTGCCCGTGTGCAACGCCTTTCACTCGCCCTACATGGCCGAGGCCGAGGCCGAACTGGCCGGCTACATGAACCGCATGGACTGGCGCGATCCCGCCATCCCCGTTTATCTGAACGTCACCGCCCGGCCCGAACCGGACGGATCGTCCGTGCGCGAAATCATGAAAAAGCAGATGACCTCTTCGGTGCTCTGGACCCAAACCATCCTGCACCAGTATGAGGACGGCCTGCGCGCCTTTGTGGAGCTGGGGCCCAAAGGCGCCCTGGCCCGCATGATCACGGTCATCCTCAAGGACAAAGACGGTGTGACCGCCATGGATATCGGCACGCTGGAACAGGCGGCCCGGTTGGAGTCCCTCGCATGA
- the speB gene encoding agmatinase: protein MLDEFFDLGPRQGKNILVLPVPYEGTVSFGTGTRLGPEAMFRASVQVESYDPELDLDLADLARFTPLPAVHPPAGGPEAMHRRLAEVLHGLDAANDFLLTLGGDHSIPLPVFEFYRQARPDMVILHVDAHADLRSSYEDSPLSHACIMARARELGIPLFQMGIRSICREQQDFMRAQNPAGLRTLFAWELPEPKEAAAMLRKFTGDRPLYISFDVDGMDPSVIPGTGTPEPGGISYWWMAAFWKELWQGGGPELIGMDVCELAPIHGSQVSETAAVKIIQRVLTAWLGLSGK from the coding sequence ATGCTCGATGAATTTTTCGATCTCGGACCGCGCCAGGGAAAAAACATTCTGGTGCTGCCCGTGCCCTACGAGGGTACCGTCAGCTTCGGCACAGGGACCCGTCTGGGTCCCGAGGCCATGTTCCGGGCCAGTGTCCAAGTAGAGTCCTACGATCCGGAGCTGGATCTGGATCTGGCCGACCTGGCCCGCTTCACGCCCCTGCCCGCCGTGCATCCGCCCGCCGGAGGACCCGAGGCCATGCACCGCCGACTGGCCGAAGTTCTGCACGGGCTCGACGCCGCCAACGATTTTCTGCTGACTCTGGGCGGCGACCACTCCATCCCCCTGCCCGTCTTTGAATTCTACCGGCAGGCCCGGCCGGACATGGTCATCCTGCATGTGGACGCCCATGCCGACCTGCGCTCCTCCTACGAAGACAGCCCCCTGTCCCACGCCTGTATCATGGCCAGGGCCAGGGAGCTGGGCATCCCTCTGTTCCAGATGGGAATCCGTTCCATATGCCGCGAGCAGCAGGACTTCATGCGCGCTCAAAACCCGGCCGGGCTGCGGACCCTCTTCGCCTGGGAACTGCCCGAACCGAAGGAGGCGGCGGCCATGCTTCGGAAATTCACGGGCGACCGTCCCCTTTACATTTCTTTCGACGTGGACGGCATGGACCCCTCCGTCATCCCCGGCACGGGAACGCCCGAGCCCGGCGGCATTTCCTACTGGTGGATGGCAGCTTTCTGGAAGGAGCTGTGGCAGGGCGGCGGCCCGGAACTGATCGGCATGGATGTGTGTGAGCTGGCGCCCATCCACGGCTCCCAGGTTTCGGAGACCGCCGCCGTGAAAATCATCCAGCGCGTGCTCACCGCCTGGCTCGGCCTGTCCGGAAAATGA
- a CDS encoding YdbL family protein → MRLVIRIPALLAFAAVLLMAQSLWADPIKDRMMARLPVINDLKTKGVVGENNQGFLEFRTGDRAQAAVIDAENQDRRAVYEAIAARQNTTPEFVGQARAAQIASREPAGTWIQDSGGTWSRK, encoded by the coding sequence ATGCGACTCGTCATACGCATTCCCGCTCTGTTGGCCTTCGCGGCCGTCCTGCTCATGGCCCAGAGCCTGTGGGCCGACCCCATCAAAGACCGGATGATGGCCCGCCTGCCAGTTATCAATGATCTCAAGACCAAAGGCGTGGTGGGCGAAAACAATCAGGGCTTTCTGGAGTTCCGCACAGGGGACCGCGCCCAGGCCGCCGTCATCGATGCCGAGAATCAGGACCGCCGGGCCGTGTACGAAGCCATTGCCGCGCGCCAGAACACCACGCCGGAATTCGTGGGCCAAGCCCGCGCCGCACAGATCGCATCCAGAGAACCCGCCGGAACCTGGATTCAGGACAGCGGCGGCACATGGTCCCGGAAATAG
- the fsa gene encoding fructose-6-phosphate aldolase yields the protein MQFFIDTANLEEIREAQKMGLVDGVTTNPSLMARESGDWRERAREICALAPGPVSLEVIALDAEGMIREARELVEFGPDVVVKIPMTLDGMKAVRALKAMHIDTNVTLVFSAAQALLAAKAGATYVSPFVGRLDDAGQNGMDLVRQILTIYRNYGLETRIIAASIRSPMHVLDAALAGAHIATVPYKILMQLAAHPLTDKGIDAFLADWKKKAGE from the coding sequence ATGCAGTTTTTCATCGACACGGCGAATCTGGAGGAAATCCGCGAGGCTCAGAAAATGGGTCTGGTGGATGGCGTAACCACCAATCCGTCCCTGATGGCCAGGGAAAGTGGAGACTGGCGCGAGCGGGCCAGAGAAATCTGCGCCCTGGCGCCCGGTCCGGTCAGTCTGGAAGTCATCGCCCTGGACGCCGAGGGCATGATCCGTGAAGCGCGCGAACTGGTGGAATTCGGCCCTGATGTGGTGGTCAAGATCCCCATGACCCTGGATGGCATGAAGGCCGTGCGCGCCCTGAAAGCCATGCACATCGACACCAACGTGACCCTGGTCTTTTCCGCGGCCCAGGCTCTGCTCGCCGCTAAAGCCGGAGCGACGTATGTCAGCCCATTTGTAGGCCGCCTGGACGACGCGGGCCAGAACGGTATGGATCTGGTGCGCCAGATTCTGACCATATACAGGAACTACGGGCTGGAAACGCGGATTATCGCGGCCAGCATCCGCAGCCCCATGCATGTGCTCGACGCGGCTCTGGCTGGAGCGCATATCGCCACTGTGCCGTACAAGATTCTGATGCAACTGGCCGCCCACCCGCTGACAGACAAAGGGATCGATGCATTCCTCGCAGACTGGAAGAAAAAGGCCGGTGAATAA
- a CDS encoding class I SAM-dependent RNA methyltransferase, which produces MNDLLTLRVEKLLWRGRGLARLDSGKAVMIEPGVLPGESIAARVLADHKDYTRAESVEILAPSALRRPHPCPHAGDCGGSRFGVLEPEASARIKEDMLRDTASRSLEPDVLAGLRVIPAPRGWRYRWRGQIHVRNGRPHTMGHASNDLAPLTDCHLLSPPLAADMENLARSLPDGRFTIAASPATEETFTERGRGGLILPIPDFDLDLRVPPGTFFQANWELNQTLIREVVAALDGFGRVADLFSGAGNFALPLARRGKTVLAVEGSSAAARCGADNARRLGLAQAEFRGANLARPASWEPVRHFLPQAAVLDPPRAGAKDIGAALMSISSLRRLVWVSCDVVNTLRDARPLLRAGWRISDLVLLDMFPGTWHMEVLMVLDRPDA; this is translated from the coding sequence ATGAATGATCTGCTGACCCTGCGCGTCGAAAAACTGCTGTGGCGGGGACGCGGACTGGCCCGGCTGGACTCCGGCAAGGCCGTCATGATCGAACCCGGTGTACTGCCCGGAGAAAGCATCGCTGCCCGTGTTCTGGCGGACCACAAGGATTACACGCGCGCCGAGTCCGTGGAAATACTTGCGCCCTCGGCCCTGCGCCGCCCTCACCCCTGCCCCCATGCAGGGGATTGCGGCGGTTCCCGCTTCGGCGTTCTGGAGCCCGAAGCCAGCGCCCGGATCAAGGAGGACATGCTGCGGGACACGGCGAGCCGGTCCCTTGAGCCAGATGTTCTCGCGGGTTTGCGCGTCATTCCCGCTCCCAGAGGATGGCGTTACCGCTGGCGCGGGCAGATTCATGTCCGCAACGGCCGGCCGCACACCATGGGGCACGCCAGTAACGACCTCGCGCCCCTGACCGATTGCCATCTGCTGAGCCCGCCCCTGGCCGCCGACATGGAAAATCTCGCGCGTTCGCTGCCCGACGGACGCTTCACCATTGCGGCCAGTCCGGCCACGGAAGAGACCTTCACCGAGAGAGGCCGCGGCGGACTTATACTGCCCATACCGGATTTCGATCTAGATCTGCGGGTGCCGCCCGGCACGTTCTTTCAGGCCAACTGGGAACTGAACCAGACGCTGATCCGCGAAGTCGTGGCCGCTCTGGATGGATTCGGACGCGTCGCCGATCTCTTTTCCGGTGCGGGGAACTTCGCCCTGCCCCTGGCCCGCCGGGGGAAGACCGTGCTGGCCGTGGAAGGCTCCTCTGCCGCCGCGCGCTGCGGCGCAGACAACGCCCGCCGTCTGGGCCTTGCCCAGGCCGAATTTCGCGGCGCGAATCTGGCCCGTCCGGCGTCGTGGGAGCCGGTCCGGCATTTCTTGCCCCAGGCCGCCGTGCTGGACCCGCCCCGTGCCGGAGCCAAAGACATCGGCGCGGCCCTCATGTCCATCTCCAGTCTGCGACGGCTAGTCTGGGTATCCTGCGACGTGGTCAACACCCTCCGCGACGCCCGGCCGCTCTTGCGGGCCGGCTGGCGAATTTCAGACCTGGTCCTGCTGGATATGTTTCCCGGCACCTGGCACATGGAAGTGCTCATGGTTCTGGACCGGCCGGATGCATAG
- a CDS encoding intermembrane phospholipid transport protein YdbH family protein gives MSETDPGPARKPHRPKRWFRIPLKVLTVAAIFLLAAHAALPWLAQTLLTPMVRDALQAPALEADIRRLSLTGMDMGVVSLGPDSGLRIAAVHTDWTLSGLLRKRLDSVHILGLEAELRETASGWELPGLSVSPAKEDSSAPELPHIDTISADGRVSLNGRALRLEAPFAVNGTLCGPKRMTLDVQTALAGQDILFSLDASPETRSFRLSGAIPGASVAALSSLVPGQLPLLDGVLSAQAGIAPSGGNASLTLNSIQTLVAGRHLIQENATTLHARWDGREVTARSAPLRLSQPWPVEIEIHDLRFRPDTGRAGCGWRVLLDRLPEAGLTDPVRVDGSLDVAHENAALKADLSANLHAVRFSPSRDVNVILEPGILNGTAFIGNEDSRVEGVFRPGPLRLSRKSATATLSGLVFSTNASLKGHGGSGRLDFSGGRLDGKQESASFSVNPVSGNLRFDSDGTLRGEISARARFKDKGVSGQADMRLPLAWPAPAGESGHVNCNLNWKGKELARISTHLKQNSRGLELDGTVSVTPVNLRAVIRGQADFMDPAASWTELKAGQNITLPGNLARINPALGAITGTARLDATARIDLSQGAPRLPASLKLTRASMRHDQTKIVLDGGQVSLSFANALELRSDPEQRLTFDRLQLGGVNLEKGDIRFQMEGPHSFLVEGCALHWAGGRVGTHAFRINPSVEDYRVELYCDRVQLAQALEQFGMTQVRGGGTANGRIPLHYAGGLLSFDDGFLYSTPGEKGVLSIQGTEILTAGVPPDSPQYAQLDLAAEALKDFSYEWAKIRMNTQDRELIVSLELDGKPAKPLPFVYNRDVGGFARVSASSPGSSFQGIRLDANFRLPLDQLMEYRNILELMKKGG, from the coding sequence ATGTCCGAAACTGATCCAGGCCCCGCCCGGAAGCCGCACCGCCCGAAACGCTGGTTTCGCATCCCGCTCAAGGTTCTGACGGTTGCAGCCATTTTTTTACTGGCGGCCCACGCCGCCCTGCCCTGGCTGGCTCAAACCCTGCTCACGCCGATGGTACGCGACGCATTGCAGGCACCAGCCCTCGAAGCCGACATCCGCCGCCTGAGCCTGACCGGCATGGATATGGGTGTGGTCAGTCTCGGACCGGATTCCGGGCTGCGTATCGCCGCCGTCCATACGGACTGGACCCTGTCCGGCCTGCTGCGAAAGCGTCTGGACTCCGTGCATATTCTGGGACTGGAGGCTGAACTGCGCGAAACCGCCTCCGGCTGGGAACTGCCCGGCCTGTCTGTCTCTCCGGCGAAGGAAGACTCTTCCGCGCCGGAACTTCCGCACATCGATACCATTTCCGCAGATGGCCGGGTCAGCCTGAACGGCCGGGCGTTGCGTCTGGAAGCGCCCTTTGCCGTGAACGGCACGCTGTGCGGCCCGAAACGCATGACGCTGGACGTGCAAACCGCTCTGGCCGGACAGGATATTCTGTTCTCCCTCGACGCCTCGCCCGAAACCAGATCCTTCCGCCTGTCCGGCGCCATACCCGGTGCGTCCGTGGCCGCGCTGTCCAGTCTTGTGCCCGGACAGCTCCCGCTCCTTGACGGTGTGCTCAGCGCCCAGGCCGGCATCGCTCCTTCCGGCGGCAACGCCAGCCTGACCTTAAACTCCATCCAGACGCTGGTTGCGGGCCGCCATCTGATTCAGGAGAACGCCACGACTCTCCATGCCCGATGGGATGGCCGCGAAGTGACGGCCCGGAGCGCACCCCTGCGCCTGAGCCAGCCCTGGCCCGTGGAAATCGAAATTCATGACCTGCGCTTCCGGCCGGATACCGGTCGTGCGGGCTGCGGCTGGCGCGTCCTGCTGGACCGGCTCCCGGAAGCGGGCCTGACAGACCCCGTCCGCGTGGACGGCAGCCTTGACGTCGCCCACGAAAACGCCGCTCTGAAGGCCGACCTGTCGGCCAACCTGCACGCCGTGCGGTTCAGTCCGAGCCGGGACGTCAACGTGATACTGGAACCGGGAATACTGAATGGCACCGCATTCATTGGAAATGAAGACAGTCGCGTGGAAGGCGTGTTCCGTCCCGGCCCGCTGCGGCTGTCCCGGAAATCGGCCACAGCAACCCTCAGCGGACTTGTGTTCAGTACCAACGCCTCCCTGAAAGGCCATGGCGGCAGCGGCCGCCTCGATTTTTCCGGCGGGCGGCTGGACGGAAAACAGGAAAGCGCCTCCTTTTCCGTCAATCCCGTGTCGGGGAACCTGCGTTTTGACAGTGACGGAACCCTGCGTGGAGAGATCAGCGCCAGGGCACGCTTCAAAGACAAAGGCGTATCCGGCCAGGCGGACATGCGTCTGCCCCTGGCTTGGCCCGCTCCCGCCGGAGAATCCGGCCACGTGAATTGCAATCTGAACTGGAAAGGCAAGGAGTTGGCCAGAATTTCCACACACCTGAAGCAGAACTCACGCGGGCTGGAGCTGGACGGTACCGTCTCCGTGACGCCCGTGAACCTCCGCGCGGTCATCAGAGGCCAGGCCGATTTCATGGATCCCGCGGCTTCGTGGACGGAGCTCAAGGCCGGTCAGAATATCACCCTTCCCGGGAATCTGGCCCGCATAAACCCGGCCCTGGGTGCCATCACCGGAACGGCCCGGCTGGACGCCACGGCGCGGATCGACCTGAGCCAGGGCGCGCCCCGGCTTCCAGCCAGCCTCAAGCTGACCAGGGCGTCCATGCGCCATGACCAGACCAAAATCGTACTGGACGGCGGACAGGTGTCCCTGTCTTTTGCCAATGCGCTGGAGCTGCGCTCGGACCCGGAACAGCGCCTGACCTTTGACCGTCTGCAACTGGGCGGCGTGAACCTGGAAAAAGGCGATATCCGTTTCCAGATGGAAGGCCCGCACAGCTTTCTGGTGGAGGGCTGCGCCCTGCACTGGGCCGGGGGACGCGTGGGCACGCACGCCTTCCGGATCAATCCCTCCGTGGAAGACTACCGGGTGGAACTCTACTGCGACCGGGTGCAACTGGCCCAGGCCCTGGAGCAGTTCGGCATGACCCAGGTGCGGGGCGGCGGCACGGCCAACGGGCGCATTCCTCTGCACTACGCCGGGGGATTACTGAGCTTCGACGACGGCTTTCTGTATTCTACACCGGGCGAAAAAGGCGTGCTGAGCATTCAGGGCACGGAAATCCTGACGGCAGGCGTGCCCCCGGACTCTCCACAGTACGCCCAGCTCGACCTGGCCGCCGAAGCCCTCAAGGATTTCTCCTACGAGTGGGCGAAAATCCGCATGAACACCCAGGATCGTGAACTGATCGTATCCCTCGAACTGGACGGCAAACCGGCCAAGCCCCTGCCCTTCGTCTATAACCGCGATGTGGGCGGCTTTGCCCGCGTGTCGGCCTCGTCGCCGGGCTCGTCTTTTCAGGGCATCCGTCTCGACGCGAATTTCCGCTTGCCGCTGGATCAACTCATGGAGTACCGTAACATTTTGGAATTGATGAAAAAAGGAGGCTGA
- a CDS encoding transcriptional regulator, protein MLKFFIFAAACYLLYKLFMNDRKKKAQVRTARNEAMAKEGVLVKDPVCGTYVSRDSDIRIKDGGEVRCFCSYECRDKYLKELQS, encoded by the coding sequence ATGCTCAAGTTTTTCATTTTCGCGGCGGCCTGTTACCTTCTGTACAAGCTCTTCATGAACGACAGAAAGAAGAAAGCCCAGGTCCGGACGGCCCGGAACGAGGCCATGGCCAAGGAAGGCGTGCTGGTCAAAGACCCTGTCTGCGGAACCTATGTATCCAGAGATTCGGACATCCGGATCAAGGATGGCGGCGAGGTGCGCTGTTTCTGCAGTTACGAGTGCCGGGACAAATATCTGAAAGAGCTTCAATCCTGA